From the genome of Nicotiana sylvestris chromosome 2, ASM39365v2, whole genome shotgun sequence, one region includes:
- the LOC104228647 gene encoding protein PAL OF QUIRKY — protein MSGSHHAPPELDSVNGDSLASTPRSENYHHHMYDDTTAPQPRARFMCSFGGKIILRPHDNQLRYVGGDTRIVAVNRHTTFAALLGKLSKLAGNSNINIKYQLPNEDLDALITVTTDEDVENLMEEYDRLTQNQKSARLRFFLFPNDSGSRASTISSILDGSAKREQWFIDALNGGPGSATGLERGRSEVSSIVSEVPDYLFGLDAAEDPPRESRFGKNKNISDPGSPAPPIVSSPYCSVSSTMTSSAMTMIPDLPPVKTKPDKPNPVTESKETPVQRQQPSYPGSPLWHYPAPTVQTIPVYYVPGPVHQPGSIPVQSIPMRAPYIHPFPVSPNQLPVGYPPVSSMGQVYSGMRPVMGVDPNERSAAARVVTEGMNQQMYYGVRNSGVVPGYGGPVGEEMQGPGNDGKAGRVSQ, from the coding sequence ATGAGCGGGTCACATCACGCGCCGCCGGAGTTAGACTCCGTCAACGGCGACTCATTAGCCTCCACGCCTCGCTCCGAGAACTACCATCACCACATGTATGACGATACCACCGCTCCACAACCACGTGCCCGTTTCATGTGCAGCTTCGGTGGCAAAATCATCCTCAGGCCACACGACAACCAACTCCGCTACGTCGGCGGCGACACTCGAATCGTTGCCGTGAACCGCCACACTACCTTCGCAGCTCTCCTAGGAAAACTCTCAAAATTGGCTGGAAATTCCAACATTAACATCAAATACCAGCTCCCTAACGAGGACCTCGACGCTTTAATAACCGTCACAACCGATGAAGATGTAGAGAATTTAATGGAAGAATATGATCGGCTAACTCAGAATCAGAAATCCGCTCGGCTAAGGTTCTTCCTTTTTCCTAACGATTCAGGCTCTAGAGCCAGCACTATCAGCTCCATCCTTGACGGTTCAGCTAAACGAGAGCAATGGTTTATTGACGCTCTTAATGGTGGACCGGGTTCAGCTACGGGTTTAGAGCGTGGGCGGTCCGAAGTATCGTCTATTGTTTCTGAAGTTCCGGATTATTTGTTTGGGTTGGATGCTGCTGAAGATCCGCCCCGTGAATCAAGATTCGGGAAAAATAAGAATATTTCGGATCCGGGTTCACCCGCTCCACCCATTGTTTCTTCCCCGTATTGTTCTGTATCATCAACAATGACATCTTCTGCTATGACAATGATCCCGGATCTACCACCCGTTAAAACAAAGCCCGATAAGCCAAACCCGGTAACTGAATCCAAAGAGACGCCGGTTCAACGGCAACAACCAAGTTATCCTGGTAGTCCGCTTTGGCATTACCCGGCACCAACGGTGCAAACAATACCCGTTTACTATGTTCCAGGTCCGGTTCATCAACCCGGAAGCATTCCGGTTCAGTCCATTCCAATGCGGGCTCCATATATTCATCCTTTCCCTGTTTCTCCTAATCAGTTACCGGTCGGGTATCCACCAGTTTCAAGTATGGGGCAAGTTTACAGTGGAATGAGGCCGGTAATGGGTGTTGACCCGAATGAACGTTCTGCTGCTGCAAGGGTTGTTACAGAAGGAATGAATCAGCAAATGTACTATGGAGTTAGGAATTCTGGAGTTGTTCCGGGTTATGGAGGTCCGGTTGGTGAAGAAATGCAGGGACCCGGAAATGATGGAAAGGCGGGTCGGGTCTCCCAATAA